GATCTGGCCAACCGGGTGTACGCGACCGATGAGGCGAGGAGCTACACCATCTCTAAGGCGGAGGATCTGGTGCAGGAGCTGGACTCCAGGTTCCCCATCTTCATCAAGCCCATGACCCAGTCCCATGTCACCGGAGGCTTCTGGCTGGTAAAGTAGCGGAAGCTTCAGTTCGGCACGTCCTGCTGTTTTCGATTGTTATTCAACCCCCATGAGGTAAATTCTTGTTTGATGGGCTTGCGAAATCGCAGGGCCTCCCAAATGATTTCTGCCGGAAGCACCTGCCCAAGCGTGACGAGACGATCACCCTGGTggatgaggatgacgacgagtcCGACACGCTCTACCTCGCGATGAAGAAAGGCCTCAGCGCTGGATGGAGAGGGTTCGCCATCCAGCACAAGCTGGTTGATGGAGATTGCTTGGTCTTCCAGCTGATTGAGAGGACAAAGTTCAAGGTGAGTGACATCATGTTGTTTCAGTAGCATCTCTCTTTCTTAAGGTCCAATTCTATAGTATTGTAATGCTGACCAAGCAATTTCTGTTGTGGGAATGGTGCAGGTCTACATAATTAGAGCAAGTTCTTACTATGAAAGTGAGGACTGATGAAACTAGTAGCTTGTAATGTGGTGATTGGAGCACAGGTAAAATTTGACCTTCATTGTTTGAAATGGTTGAATGAGTGTTTTAtgctttctattttttttttttggaaaattctcCCATTTCCACGTTGGGTTTGGACTTTCAGCTTTTGATCAACAAACTTGAACGCATAAAGTCTCACCACCATGAATTGTGAAAATACAAGGAACTATGCTGCTTTAGTGAGATTATCTTGACTCTCAAAATAAACA
This DNA window, taken from Miscanthus floridulus cultivar M001 chromosome 13, ASM1932011v1, whole genome shotgun sequence, encodes the following:
- the LOC136501388 gene encoding B3 domain-containing protein Os06g0194400-like — its product is MAEATAYEEQRRRQVEANKRKLEELQLHHLSAAVREAAAAAKPSPVKKRKARVPLDAADAVMEPLRRSGRVANLPDKPVYREEVPAFARKIRRTYGRKDLANRVYATDEARSYTISKAEDLVQELDSRFPIFIKPMTQSHVTGGFWLGLPNDFCRKHLPKRDETITLVDEDDDESDTLYLAMKKGLSAGWRGFAIQHKLVDGDCLVFQLIERTKFKVYIIRASSYYESED